One genomic region from Rosa rugosa chromosome 1, drRosRugo1.1, whole genome shotgun sequence encodes:
- the LOC133725795 gene encoding protein PAT1 homolog 2-like: MERSGSGGADFRDLLRSSSENNALFDASQYEFFGQNVAEEVELGGLDDENDRKSVFGSVDNEYHLFEKDEGLGLGSLSDVDDLATTFAKLNKVVTGPRHPGVIGDRGSGSFSRESSSATDWAQDGDFGNWLDQQMFDTDNSLDGKRWSSQPQSSARYPESKPLQRTSSYPEQPPVLQHYSSEPIIVPKSAYTSFPPPGNRSQGGSPQHLSLSTLSGASQSPFSSSNLSSLSNSNLHLAGGLPHGLHYGANMPQFTNPALSFNSRSQNHWVNHAGVLHGDHSNLLNNILQQQLPHQNGLLSPQLLSAQQQLQQQRLHRPVPPSLAHFAAMQSQLYNTHPSPSHKPMHGLPDIREHRPKHRGKHNRFSQGSDTGSQKSDSGWLQFRSKHMTSEEIESILKMQHAATHSNDPYIDDYYHQASLSKKAAGSRSKHAFCPSHLREFSSRGRNSSDQHSHSSVDALGRIPLSSIRRPRPLLEVDPPPGEGNSEHASEKPLEQEPMLAARITIEDGLCLLLDVDDIDRLIQCGQPQDGGVQLRRRRQMLLEGLAASLQLVDPLGKGSHAVGLSPKDDLVFLRLVALPKGRKLLSRFIQLLFPGSELARIVCMTVFRHLRFLFGGLPSDPAAADTITSLAKTVSACINGMDLRALSACFVAVVCSSEQPPLRPLGSPAGDGAAIILKSVLERATELLTDPHAVGNCSVSNRALWQASFDEFFGLLTKYCLTKYETIVQSIFTQSQQSTEVIGSEATKAIHREMPVELLRASLPHTNEHQRKLLSDFAHRSMPISGLNAHGGSGQMNSESGNVNLLYSGRVAHLWGVQGYCISIEVIL; the protein is encoded by the exons ATGGAGAGATCTGGTAGCGGCGGCGCCGATTTCAGGGACTTGCTTCGGAGTTCCTCAG AGAATAATGCACTCTTCGATGCATCACAATATGAATTTTTCGGCCAAAATGTGGCGGAAGAAGTTGAGTTGGGGGGTTTAGACGATGAGAATGACAGAAAATCTGTATTTGGGTCCGTGGATAATGAGTACCATTTGTTCGAGAAGGATGAG GGCCTAGGGTTGGGATCTTTATCTGATGTGGATGATCTGGCTACTACTTTTGCAAAG TTGAACAAAGTTGTAACTGGACCTAGACACCCAGGCGTTATTGGAGATAGAGGTTCTGGATCTTTTTCACGGGAAA GTTCATCTGCTACTGATTGGGCCCAAGATGGAGATTTTGGTAACTGGTTGGACCAGCAGATGTTTGATACAGACAATTCTCTGGACGGAAAAAGATGGTCATCACAGCCACAATCGTCTGCTCGATATCCAGAATCAAAACCTTTGCAGAGAACATCCTCATACCCTGAGCAGCCACCTGTCCTACAGCACTACTCCAGTGAACCAATTATAGTACCCAAATCAGCATATACCTCATTCCCTCCCCCTGGAAATAGGTCCCAGGGGGGATCACCACAGCATCTGAGTCTTTCTACTCTATCTGGTGCTTCCCAGTCACCTTTTTCTTCATCAAATCTTTCTTCTTTATCTAACTCTAATCTTCATCTGGCTGGTGGTTTACCTCATGGGTTGCATTATGGAGCGAACATGCCTCAGTTCACCAACCCTGCCCTTTCATTCAATAGCAGGTCACAAAATCATTGGGTCAACCATGCTGGAGTACTGCATGGGGATCATTCCAACCTCTTAAACAATATATTGCAGCAACAGCTACCTCATCAAAATGGACTTTTGTCCCCACAGTTATTGTCAGCTCAGCAGCAGCTACAACAGCAGAGATTGCACCGTCCGGTTCCGCCATCTTTGGCCCATTTTGCAGCAATGCAGTCCCAACTATATAATACCCATCCTTCTCCCTCACACAAGCCAATGCATGGATTGCCTGACATAAGAGAGCATAGACCTAAACATAGAGGCAAACACAATCGGTTTTCTCAAGGCTCTGATACTGGTAGTCAGAAAAGTGATAGTGGGTGGCTCCAGTTCAGATCTAAGCATATGACTTCCGAAGAGATAGAGAGTATTCTCAAAATGCAGCATGCTGCAACACATAGCAACGATCCCTACATAGATGATTATTACCACCAGGCAAGTCTTTCCAAAAAAGCCGCTGGATCGAGGTCAAAACACGCTTTCTGCCCATCTCATCTGAGAGAGTTCTCTTCCAGAGGTCGTAATAGTAGTGATCAGCATTCTCATTCTTCTGTTGATGCTCTTGGGAGGATTCCTCTCTCTTCCATCCGTAGGCCACGTCCCCTCCTTGAAGTCGATCCCCCTCCTGGTGAGGGGAATTCTGAACATGCCTCTGAGAAGCCTTTGGAACAGGAACCAATGCTTGCTGCTAGAATAACCATTGAAGATGGCCTTTGTCTCCTTCTGGATGTTGATGATATTGATCGACTTATACAATGCGGTCAGCCCCAAGACGGTGGAGTTCAACTTAGGCGAAGGCGGCAAATGCTGCTGGAAGGGTTGGCAGCATCACTTCAGCTTGTGGATCCACTTGGGAAAGGCAGCCATGCAGTTGGGTTGTCTCCAAAGGATGACCTCGTGTTCCTAAGGTTGGTGGCTCTTCCTAAAGGCCGAAAGCTCCTTTCTAGGTTTATCCAGCTTCTTTTCCCTGGTAGTGAGCTAGCCCGTATTGTCTGCATGACTGTATTCCGTCATTTAAGATTTTTGTTTGGAGGTCTCCCATCTGATCCTGCAGCTGCTGATACAATTACCAGTCTTGCAAAGACGGTTTCTGCATGTATTAATGGTATGGATCTTCGTGCTCTAAGTGCTTGTTTTGTTGCGGTCGTTTGTTCATCAGAGCAGCCACCTCTTCGTCCCCTTGGAAGCCCTGCTGGTGATGGGGCCGCTATTATATTGAAATCTGTTCTTGAAAGGGCAACTGAACTCTTAACTGACCCTCATGCTGTTGGGAACTGTAGTGTTTCTAATCGTGCCCTCTGGCAGGCTTCCTTCGATGAATTCTTTGGTCTTCTTACCAAGTACTGTCTGACTAAATATGAAACTATTGTGCAATCAATATTTACACAGTCCCAGCAAAGCACAGAAGTTATTGGTTCAGAGGCCACCAAAGCAATACACCGGGAAATGCCTGTGGAGCTTCTACGTGCCAGTCTTCCTCATACAAATGAGCACCAAAGGAAGCTTTTGTCAGATTTTGCTCATCGATCCATGCCCATTTCTGGCCTTAATGCCCATGGTGGCAGTGGTCAAATGAACTCGGAATCG GGGAATGTGAATCTGCTTTACAGTGGAAGGGTTGCTCATCTCTGGGGAGTGCAAGGGTACTGCATCTCCATCGAAGTAATTTTATAA
- the LOC133725794 gene encoding UDP-arabinose 4-epimerase 1-like yields MDFADMKRRGNVPGRFLAAAVLITVCIFVYKQSLNSSNERNLFSYHEAGVTHVLVTGGAGYIGSHAALRLLKDSYRVTIVDNLSRGNIGAVRILQQLFPEPGRLQFIKADLGDAKAVNKIFSENAFDAVMHFAAVAYVGESTLEPLRYYHNITSNTLLVLEAMAAHNVKTLIYSSTCATYGEPKTMPITEETKQVPINPYGKAKKMAEDIILDFSKNSNMAVMILRYFNVIGSDPEGRLGEAPRPELREQGRISGACFDAARGIISGLKVRGIDYATPDGTCVRDYIDVTDLVDAHVKALANAQPSKVGIYNVGTGKGSSVKEFVEACKKATGADIKVEYLGRRPGDYAKVYSDPSKIREELNWMAQHTNLQQSLQTAWRWQKKHFNGYGSLNIMA; encoded by the exons ATGGATTTTGCAGACATGAAACGAAGGGGCAATGTTCCAGGCAGATTTTTGGCAGCTGCAGTCCTCATTACTGTTTGCATTTTCGTGTACAAGCAGTCACTTAACTCCAGCAATGAACGCAACCTG TTCTCTTATCACGAAGCAGGAGTAACACATGTATTGGTTACTGGAGGTGCTGGCTACATAGGCTCTCATGCTGCACTTAGGCTGCTGAAGGATTCATACCGTGTAACCATAGTG GATAATCTTTCTCGAGGAAATATTGGTGCTGTTAGGATTCTTCAGCAGTTATTTCCAGAACCTGGGAGGCTTCAGTTTATTAAAGCTGACCTGGGAGATGCAAAAGCT GTCAATAAAATCTTCTCAGAAAATGCATTTGATGCTGTTATGCATTTTGCAGCTGTTGCTTATGTTGGTGAAAGTACACTTGAACCTCTTAG GTATTATCATAATATCACATCAAATACTCTATTGGTTTTGGAGGCAATGGCAGCACACAATGTAAAGACATTGATCTATTCTAGTACTTGTGCCACATACGGCGAACCCAAGACTATGCCGATTACAGAAGAAACTAAGCAA GTTCCAATCAATCCATATGGAAAAGCCAAGAAGATGGCAGAAGATATCATACTGGATTTCTCCAAAAACTCAAACATGGCAGTCATGATCTTACG ATATTTTAATGTTATAGGATCAGATCCTGAGGGAAGATTAGGAGAGGCTCCTCGTCCTGAGCTACGTGAGCAAGGCCGAATATCTGGAGCTTGTTTTGATGCAGCTCGAGGAATTATTTCTGGACTGAAG GTCAGAGGAATAGATTATGCGACACCTGATGGCACTTGCGTGAGGGACTATATTGATGTCACTGACCTGGTTGATGCTCATGTAAAAGCTCTTGCCAACGCACAGCCAAGTAAAGTTGGCATCTACAATGTGGGAACTGGAAAAG GTAGTTCAGTGAAGGAGTTTGTGGAAGCATGTAAGAAGGCGACAGGGGCAGATATCAAGGTCGAATATCTAGGTCGAAGGCCAGGGGATTATGCTAAAGTTTATAGTGATCCTTCCAAGATAAGGGAAGAGTTAAACTGGATGGCTCAGCACACAAATCTTCAACAGAGCCTACAGACAGCATGGAGATGGCAAAAAAAACATTTCAACGGTTATGGTTCTTTAAATATTATGGCTTGA